Genomic segment of Polynucleobacter necessarius:
CCCAACACCTATGCAGCAATCACTCACCGAGCAACTGATTTCAGACAGTCTCAAAGCGAGCTGGGCACTCCTGCGACCCAACACCAAACGCATCAGTGTTTTTTGTTACCCAGGTGCACCACTTCTGAAATGGTTAGAAGATCTGGCAACATTAGATGAGAACTTTGACATCGTGTTGACACATGGTCAACGTGAGCAATTGCAGTTTAGCTCTGCCCACCCTACTCAGCAACTTGCCCTACCCGACTCTATTCAGTTGGTCTCCATTCCATTTGTTTCTCAAGATGAATACGACTGGGTACTTTCACAATGTGACTTCAATATCGTTCGAGGTGAGGATTCTTTTGTCAGGGCACAGTTAGCTGGAAAGCCCTTCATTTGGCATATTTACCCCCAAGAAGATGGTGCTCACAAAACCAAGTTAGCCGCCTTTTTAGACCTCTATCTTGAAGACGCATCACGGGAGCTTAAACACGCTGTAATAGCTGCAATGACTTGGGCAATGCCTAGCGAGTGGCATCAATCAATTGATGAATGGGGCGTCCATTCCAAGGCTTGGCGAGGAGATTTGCTTGGAAAACAAGCTGATGGTGGCCT
This window contains:
- the earP gene encoding elongation factor P maturation arginine rhamnosyltransferase EarP, producing the protein MRWDIFCQIVDNYGDAGVCWRLARSLTSLHGQDVRIFCDDLPTLNLLASGVDWEIKDRIDIQPWEASYNNNRHPVEAPDVVIEAFGCDLPERYLAGLLIAPKKPIIINLEYLSAEPWIVDFHQKASPQAHGIPKYFFFPGFQENVGGILIDPTPMQQSLTEQLISDSLKASWALLRPNTKRISVFCYPGAPLLKWLEDLATLDENFDIVLTHGQREQLQFSSAHPTQQLALPDSIQLVSIPFVSQDEYDWVLSQCDFNIVRGEDSFVRAQLAGKPFIWHIYPQEDGAHKTKLAAFLDLYLEDASRELKHAVIAAMTWAMPSEWHQSIDEWGVHSKAWRGDLLGKQADGGLAARLMRFVA